AAACCCCACCCGCTGTCACCCTGGACAGATCTCTAGCACATCAACAGCTGAACAGCTCAGTCTGAGCCTGAGAATGTCCCAGAATGCACCGTTTTAGTCTCTTCCCTTGAAGGTTGTgggaaaaaaaaccaacttAAACAGGCTTGTCGTCGCTCTCTTTCTCCTCGCGTGTCTCGTTTGGGGAGGGGACGGAGGGATGAGcgatgggtggaggaggtgtagaGGGGAAGGGTTCGTGCTCCTGGGATGGAGTGTCTGTATGGCTGCGGTTAGCGTCTATGGTGACCCAGCACCCTGACTCTGAGGCCTGGGTCATTATGGTTTGGTGGTCACTGTGCTCCTCTTGAGCTTCCTGTCCATTCCACAGGTCTCTGTCTCTGGTTGGGGACGGGGCAGGGTGGGGAGACAGTGAGGGCTTCTTGGCCTTGTGGTTGGCATCTCTGAAACTGGCTAGAGGGGGGCGTAGACGGACTCCGCTGCGGGTTGAACCCTCGATGGCTTTTTGaagctgagacacacacacacacacacacacacacacacacacacacacagactgcaaaTACTTGTATATGGAGCAAGGGATgaaacacatcctcacacacagtaTCAGTTAAAGATCCTACTTCATCTTACAGAATTCTGAATGAGTGAAAATTCATGATAagtgagggggaaagagagagaggaaaataaACAACAGACACTCACCTCTTTAAGTGCAACAACCCCCACCAGCCTCCCTGCACTGGTGACATAGGCAAGACTAAAACCCAACAGAGAGAAGagggtgtgtgtctgagagagagagagaaagagagagagagagagagagagagagagagagagagagagaaagagagagagagcagaataGAATGTGTAAAGCATATAACATATGGAACAGGgtattattttttaaagtagATAATTGTAAGAGGTAATATATGTAATGCAATGTATGACGATGACATGAAGttatgtcctatttcattattttgcttacacaacaataaacattaaaacattGTTTTTGGTTATATTAATGACTTTATTGTTTTATTAATGCTTGCATGAGAATAACAGTGTTCTGGTCTACAGAGCCGGGTGCGGGTACCTTATGCAGTGATGTTTTTTCCACCAGCTGAAAAGGGGCAGGATCAATGCGAATCTGATCAATGTCAACTGACTTATCCAATTCAGCTTCCTCCCAAGCTTTGATCTGCACGGGCCAATCAGAAGTGCtgtgagtgatgatgtcaccaTGTCACCACATATTTTTGATAAATGTTCTGATTCAGGAAATGTAATTTGACTGGAACTTAAATTATTTCTTTCTTTACCTCTTCTGGAGTCATGCTGTCTGCTGCACAAGATGGTAAAGACTCCTGTGGAATAAGAGAGAAAAcatgttttgttgttttaacatttatagaaagacagagaggcatTCGTAGTGTTTGTTTCCTTGGTCACACTAAAATAAGCTACTCAGTTTTTCCCTTTGTAACTATGCATTGTAACTATAAATATTCCATACAGAGTTCCTCATGTGCTCCACTGGTAAGAACTGCTTCCTTTCAGAAGCTGTGCTCCGATTGCCTAGAAAGCAGTTAATGCCAAAATATAGCGTCATATCAGCGAAAAGTCCCAGCATAAGAAAACGAGGAGCTTTGTCTCCCCCTAGTGTTGCGCAGACACACAGTAATGACAGTGGACCAGGACCAGTGTGGGAGCAGCAAGCCGTCTGGGACAAAGTTTAGTTTCTACAAGAGATTGGACTAGTTAGACAGTGTTGCCAGCTGAGACTGTATGAGCACACGTCTGCCATCACAAATCCCAGCACCCTGAGAAGCTGTGAGTCAGAGCTGTAAGCAAACCAGCACAGCGACGTTCTTGCTGGCGTGCTCACTCCCCCGTCCCCAGTATGTGTGAGACGCACCTGCGGTTCGGCCTGCTCTGATGAGGATGAGGTGGCGAAGAGGCGATGAAGAGCGCTCCTCACGGATTTCAAAGCACCTGCGATCATTGAGAAGATACGACACTGCTGTCAGCCCCGTTCTGCTCATGTGAGAGAATCGTCACTATGTGTTCAGCCCCCTTTACACTCAGGGCAAATAAATTTTCTGTTATGATGCTAATCTTTAGTCTGGGTTCCTGATTACTCTAGGCCACCTAGCCAGAAACCCTCACCTCCTCTGTAGTTCAGTGTGTCTAAAAGGTACTTCCAAGAAACTGGGGAAAATACCATCTTAGAAAACATCAAATATAAAAGCAATCCAGAGGAAAGAGGCCCAATCCGGGATTCACTATACCACCATCCACCATACCAAAAATCCCTTGACATCTTTTCTACTCTAAAAATAATAATGTCAGGTCCATGTAGGCATACGAGTCCTCCTCAGTGGACAGGATGGTTGTGATGGTTGGATGCTGGTATAGTGCAACATCTATATAAATATTCTTTTATTACCATAATATTTCTTCTAAAAAGGAACATCTGCACACCATATGTTTTATCTCTCTGTTGATTGAGTATTTTTTTCTTATCAATAAAGTACAACTACATTAAACGTGCATTCATCTGTTTGTCCCCATACAATAAGTATATAACTTAAGCACTGAGGGCTATGCAAAGCTGCATGGCTGTAGTATGCACCTAACACTACATACTCATTGGTTTGATATTGTGTATTTATCTAGAAAGGTCAGTGGATTATGATCTGTATATACAATGAtctcaccacctccactatcCAAAGAAACCTCAAAATGCTATACAGCCATGATTAGAGACAGGCCTGGCCCAACCAGTCTCACTCTTTACCAACACATTCTCTGTCTCTAGACACTCGGACAGCTGCTACATATGTTCAAGATGCTGACTCTAAGATGCATTACAACCCACAACATCATTTTCCATCTGCATGGTTTCCATGTTCAACAACTTCTAAGCTATAGCTGTGTGAGAACACAGCAACAACGGAGACCTTGAGGAGTACAAACAGCAGTCACATCTTTAGCCCTGTTACAGGAATTTGCCAACAGCATCTGAGAAGACCAAACTTGGACATAGCAAATTTGGCATGACCAATTTTGTTAATACAATCTTCTAATCTTGAAATAGGGAATGGATCAGTTTTCATGACCCCATTTACTTTCCACAAATAAATTCAGAGACACAAAGACCCGTCTGACTTTTACCACAGTTATTCCATTTGCTCAACCCTTATTCCACAGTTCCTCCCTACCATGTAGAATGTGTATTTGAGTCACTGAAAGAAATACCCAGCTTACCTTCAGAACTCGGGGTGACCACAACAACGTCTCACGAGAATGACAATCATGTCACCGATCAACATTTTATAAAGTCATAGGACAACAACAGATATACAGGCGATTCAGAAGAAGTGGGCACAATTCAAGGTGAAGATTTGTGTCATCCACCATCTCAAACACCCCCTCAACATCTTTTCTTTACATAATTATAGCAAATTACTTGAGGCAAGCTAGTGCCCCACAGTGATCGGTTGTAATATTGTAGTATCTATATAAATGTACATTATCTGTCCTATCAACGTAGCACTTTGTTATAAGAGTAGTATTAGAAACCATGATCTTGGGACAGAATTACCTGAGCTTGTGTTTCTGCTGGGGTCCCCTGATGGTTTTTCCAATGTCAGTGGGCCATTCAGAGTCTCTGAAACAGTGCTTCTCTACCAGAAATGTTAAAAtcagagtggaaaaaaatgtcaTATTAGCGACAAAGTGCAAAAAACCTGCAAATGTGTATCATCTTGTAACAACATGGCTGCCCGTGAGGACATTTCACCTCCTGCTCTCACCTTCTCTCTAATCTCCTCTTCTGTCACTTCTCCATCTTCATCTATAAATTTTAAGGACTCCcacctgacctttgacccctgatGGGGCACAACCCGATGCTGGTTATAAATCCGCCTCTCTGCTGATAACCACCAGTCACAGGCAGCTTGGATTTCACATCTCTCAACAGAGCCCAATAAGATCATTGACTCTAGAGAAAGAAATTGTTAATATGTACGATACATACATGAAGTCAGGCATAAATATATGTGTAATACTCTAGATATACTGTATAGAAAGAAATTAGTTATAATGAGCACGGAGTGTCATCCTCAGAGCACTGGCCTAGAAAGAAGATCAGCCCTCTCTCTTTACACTGTTCCTAGACAGGTCGTTCTTTTATAGAAACCAAATGTAGCCTGCAAACTCCGAGCACATGCCCTGAACCATTCTACATACTGGTTCAGTTCTTCTTTAAGAGTGGCCTGATTTCCCAATAGACACAGTTCAAAGCTTGTAGAATTTCAAGGACTGAAGAAACCCTTCAATGTTTCCAATTCTCTGATCTTTTTgctcacaaatacaaacacagagagagagagagagagagagagagagagagggagagagagagggaggaagagatgcAAACACACCTTTAGAATCAACAAATGGGATTGTTTTGAAGGTGGTGGTCTGCAGAAGATGAAGCAGCTCACTGTAGGTGGACTGAGGAGACATGAACTTCACCTTCTTCACCATGATGTCCTCCACAAAAATATTGTGCTTACTGAGAAAGATCAGAGGTCAGACATAGAGGAAGCAATTACTGCAGGAAACACGGACAGCCCGAGTGGGATGAATGAGGTGGAGAAACTGTCAGGTGTGGCCTGTGGTCTTCGGTACCTGATGTGTTCGAAGCCAAGCTCAGGCAGGTAAGGGAGCTTTTTGACCTGGATGATGGAGTCGTACAGTGAGGGCTGAAGGCCCTGTGCCACCATGTTGGCCAGGATCACAGCCACCATCATGGGCAGGATGTGAGAGATTTGCCCGGTCAGTTCGAAGCAGATGACAGCcgtggacactgtgtgtgtgaccgcACCGGTCATGGCCGCCGCACCTGCTTGGACATGTGTCGCATAAAAACACAAtcgcgcaaaaaaaaaaaaaaaacgttgagATGAGATAAATAAAACAGACCTCTGAAAGGATGCAGCACACGAGGAGATATTGGGCGTGGCAGAAAATaatgactgaccaatcacagcgtaGCCTCCGGGTAGGATTTTGTAAATAATGTCATCAAACAGAATTCCAGATGGGAACAGCATGGCCATGATCTCGCCCACCAAACGCCCAAACGCCGCTCCTGAGTGTGCAGTGATGGTTAATCTGGTCAAACATGAGGCTCTTGCACTTCCAAATAATGATTATACTACAAGCTGGAACTGTTAATCACGTTAACCCACAGACCAAGAACGAAGACAGGCATGAAGGCGCCAGACGGGATGGGCATTGTTGTAGATACCGCAGACATCCAAAACTGAGtcacagaaagagagacggCAAGGCAGAGTGCACTAAACAACAGGTCACGTTGTACCGTAGCATTAGAATACAGTCTTTAGGAAAGATTTAAAATGAAGGACCACGCAAGGCCACTGGTTTGTGTTTACAGATTTACAGATTTTACAGCACAAATCCCATCTCCAAATGAACTGTAGGGCACAATTTAACAAGAGAATATAGTTACTTTATTAATCTTGTGATAATTCATCACTagttataaaaaaaacttaCATAGGCTTTAAACATTCATGTTTAATAAATCTGAATTTGAGAAGCACCTCTTGAATTGCTTTGTCTATGTATTTTGCTGTATAAATAAACTCAAATAATACACTTTGTTGGTTGAATGGTAAATGAGAATGTACCTTCATGATAAAAAAAaggatgaggatgatgaagacGTTGACCTGTGGATGGAGCCAAGCGCTGGAGTGACCAAGGCCTGCGGGTGGAGTGCTGATCTTTGTCCAGGTGAAGTTATCAAACAGGGAGTTGATGCATTCTCTCGGCATCAGCTTTACACACCAGAACAGACGAGACAAGACAACCGTTTAGCTCCTACAGTGTGTGTCCGACCCTGCATAGCACAATTATTTGTAGTTACTGGCAGCACTGGTGTAATTATGAGGTGGGCTTTTAAATTAAAACTTCAAAATGTTTAATAATTGGGGGATTTACAAAACATACATTCGGTACAGTTGACACATGTAAATTGATTTTCTGGTTGACAGCTATAGCTAACTAACTGTACTAGCTTATTCACATAAAATTTACTCATATGACAACAGGGAAGAATTAAAAGGCCCAGCTTGAATTTTGAAATCACTCTTCATAGACCAGTTAATCAAGACAGACATTTTCAAAGCCAAATACCCAGAGAAAGCACAGACATGGGCACCATCATACCTCACCCGCCATGAACTGCCCAAAGCCCGGAGGGAATGTAAAAGTGGCAATAACCAGTGTCACCACGGCAGGGTAAATCAACCgactaaaataaacaaacagacgATTGCCTATAAGGGTGAAGCATCAGGGTGAAGTTTTAAAAGGTTGCAGACCACATGTGGTTTTATATCTGGTGGGAACACAATGCGTAAGCGAGAGGTGCATTCTCACTGTTTAGTGAGGAAACGGGTGAAGGCTGACGGTCGTCTCATCAACAGCACAACCTGTCGGTTGAGATAGACAAAAAAAGCTCCCAGAAATCCACAGGAGATCCTATGACAGAAGAAGACATCATTATTAGagcctccacacacccacacaaactgAACTGAACCGTTCGGCTCTGAAGTCCAGTGCGTGCAAAAACGCACCCAATTATAGCAAACGCAGGCAGCTCCTGCAGGTCGAAGGGGAAATCCATCCGAAAGTTTGTGCGGAACAGCGCTGTAATTGTGACTGTGGAGAGGACACAAAAGTGAGAACTTTTGAATCTCACCAGCCTCAACAATACGTTTTATCACTTGACCGAACTGTTGATGATGTACAGTAAGATGAATATGTGCACGAGGACGAGCATTTAAATGAGACTGTTGATGCAGGTTTGTGTGTTTGGCCAACCGGCATCCTTGTTCCACACAGAGAGCACTCGGAATATGAAGGCGCTGAAGGTGGCGGCGAAGTACCCTCTCCAATAGTTCCTCACCGCAAAATACGTGGAGGTGACCTCAATACTGAACAACACCcctgcaggagagagggagagagggggagggagagggagggagagagagggagagagggggagggagagagggggagggagagggagggagagagagggagagagagggagagagggggagggagagagggggagggagagggagggagagagagggagagagggggagggagagagggggagggagagggagggagagagagggagggagagggagggagagagagggagagagggggagggagagagggggagggagagagggggagggagagggagggagagagagggggagagggagggagagggaaggagagggagggagagagagggagggaaggaaggagagggagggagagagggggagggagggagggagggagggagagggagagggggagagggggagggagagagagggagggagagaaggaaggagagggagggagagaaggaaggagagggagggagagagagggagggagggagagggagggagagaaggaaggagagggagggagagaaggaaggagagggagggagagagagggagggagagggggagagggggagggagagggagggagagagagggagggagagaaggaaggagagggagggagagagggggagggagggagggagagagggggagggagagggggagagggggagggagagagagggagggagagaaggaaggagagggagggagagaaggaaggagagggagggagagagagggagggagagaaggaaggagagggagggagagagattcagtagagagaaagggagagagattcagtagaaagagagggagagagagaggaagagagagagagggagagagagagatgaagggtcACAGAGAGGTTGAGGTGTGGATAATATGGGAAATGCAGTGAGTGAGAAACATCCAGGGGTAAAAAGGGATACAAATGGAATAAGGTTGAACAAACAGAGAGGACAGAAGGATAGAAGGAGAATATGAGAGATGGAAAAAACAAAGA
This genomic stretch from Brachyhypopomus gauderio isolate BG-103 unplaced genomic scaffold, BGAUD_0.2 sc62, whole genome shotgun sequence harbors:
- the clcn1b gene encoding chloride channel protein 1 isoform X2, giving the protein MVGWWDVYFWLSVSMSMAADASQRKALSYQETLLYGQYKEQVGDLARREATRLLAESLAKKHADNTRGPRRGYRRNHCDTIESGHVTRFRRTSSLMTSHPFSKCQDCFGRTQRYIITKLGEDWIFLVLLGFTMALVSWSMDYASAKSLQAYKWMYAELKENVALQYLAWITYPLILIIFSSVFCHLVAPQAVGSGIPEMKTILRGVVLKEYLTLKAFLAKVIGLTASLGSGLPLGKEGPFVHIASICAVVLSKVMSIFTGVYENPYGYTDILTVGCAVGVGCCFGTPLGGVLFSIEVTSTYFAVRNYWRGYFAATFSAFIFRVLSVWNKDAVTITALFRTNFRMDFPFDLQELPAFAIIGISCGFLGAFFVYLNRQVVLLMRRPSAFTRFLTKHRLIYPAVVTLVIATFTFPPGFGQFMAGELMPRECINSLFDNFTWTKISTPPAGLGHSSAWLHPQVNVFIILILFFIMKFWMSAVSTTMPIPSGAFMPVFVLGAAFGRLVGEIMAMLFPSGILFDDIIYKILPGGYAVIGAAAMTGAVTHTVSTAVICFELTGQISHILPMMVAVILANMVAQGLQPSLYDSIIQVKKLPYLPELGFEHISKHNIFVEDIMVKKVKFMSPQSTYSELLHLLQTTTFKTIPFVDSKESMILLGSVERCEIQAACDWWLSAERRIYNQHRVVPHQGSKVRWESLKFIDEDGEVTEEEIREKRSTVSETLNGPLTLEKPSGDPSRNTSSGALKSVRSALHRLFATSSSSEQAEPQESLPSCAADSMTPEEIKAWEEAELDKSVDIDQIRIDPAPFQLVEKTSLHKTHTLFSLLGFSLAYVTSAGRLVGVVALKELQKAIEGSTRSGVRLRPPLASFRDANHKAKKPSLSPHPAPSPTRDRDLWNGQEAQEEHSDHQTIMTQASESGCWVTIDANRSHTDTPSQEHEPFPSTPPPPIAHPSVPSPNETREEKESDDKPV
- the clcn1b gene encoding chloride channel protein 1 isoform X1, translating into MVGCLFLAQCEHVNGCRCIAKESSELSGDPGCLFCRRAAPRPRWHHIELYGQYKEQVGDLARREATRLLAESLAKKHADNTRGPRRGYRRNHCDTIESGHVTRFRRTSSLMTSHPFSKCQDCFGRTQRYIITKLGEDWIFLVLLGFTMALVSWSMDYASAKSLQAYKWMYAELKENVALQYLAWITYPLILIIFSSVFCHLVAPQAVGSGIPEMKTILRGVVLKEYLTLKAFLAKVIGLTASLGSGLPLGKEGPFVHIASICAVVLSKVMSIFTGVYENPYGYTDILTVGCAVGVGCCFGTPLGGVLFSIEVTSTYFAVRNYWRGYFAATFSAFIFRVLSVWNKDAVTITALFRTNFRMDFPFDLQELPAFAIIGISCGFLGAFFVYLNRQVVLLMRRPSAFTRFLTKHRLIYPAVVTLVIATFTFPPGFGQFMAGELMPRECINSLFDNFTWTKISTPPAGLGHSSAWLHPQVNVFIILILFFIMKFWMSAVSTTMPIPSGAFMPVFVLGAAFGRLVGEIMAMLFPSGILFDDIIYKILPGGYAVIGAAAMTGAVTHTVSTAVICFELTGQISHILPMMVAVILANMVAQGLQPSLYDSIIQVKKLPYLPELGFEHISKHNIFVEDIMVKKVKFMSPQSTYSELLHLLQTTTFKTIPFVDSKESMILLGSVERCEIQAACDWWLSAERRIYNQHRVVPHQGSKVRWESLKFIDEDGEVTEEEIREKRSTVSETLNGPLTLEKPSGDPSRNTSSGALKSVRSALHRLFATSSSSEQAEPQESLPSCAADSMTPEEIKAWEEAELDKSVDIDQIRIDPAPFQLVEKTSLHKTHTLFSLLGFSLAYVTSAGRLVGVVALKELQKAIEGSTRSGVRLRPPLASFRDANHKAKKPSLSPHPAPSPTRDRDLWNGQEAQEEHSDHQTIMTQASESGCWVTIDANRSHTDTPSQEHEPFPSTPPPPIAHPSVPSPNETREEKESDDKPV